The genomic stretch CTGTCGGCGCTGAAGGAACATCCCGATATCGGCTTCTCCTTCCCGACCGATCCCGGCCCGGTTTTGGTGCGCGACATGCTCTGCCTGGTGAAGGACAGCCCCGAGCCGGAACTTGCCAAGATGTTTGCCGAAAAGGCCCTCGGCGTCGCAAACCAGACCGATTACGCCGAGCAGATCTTCTTCGGCCCGACCAACTCCATGGTCGAGCTATCGGAAGAAGCCTCCGCCGACGTGATCGACACGCCGGAAGAGGTCGAAAGCCTGGTACAGCTGGACTGGCCCTACGTCATCGAGCAGCGCAGCGACTGGACCCAGCGCTGGAACAAGGAACTGCTCGAACAGTAAGTCCACGACCCTTGCCGCCGCGCCGCAACCGGCGCGGCGGCTTTCACCATTCTGGTGATGCTGCAATCGGGTAGAAGTGATCTCATGAACAAACGCGCGCTGATGCTGCTGATGCCGGCACTCATCCTGTCGGGCATCGTCTTTCTGCTTCCCTTTCTGTGGCTGTTTGTCACCAGTTTCAGGGTGCAGGGGGAAGGCTCGCTTTTGATGGCGGAAGGCTTTTCGGCGGCCAATTACGCCAGGCTGGTATCCGACACCTATTTTGCCGAGGTCTTCTTCCGCACCATCTGGATGAGCGCAGCGGCAACCGTGATTGCCCTTGTCATCGCGCTGCCGATGGCGCGCCAGATCGCCGTCAGCGCCGGCCGGGCCAAGGGCCTGCTGCTGGCTCTTATTCTGGTGCCGCTCGTTTCCGGCGCGCTGCTTCCCACGCTCGGCATGCTGCATCTTCTGGGGCCGCTCGGGGTGATCAACTCCATCCTGAAGGACCTCGGGCTGATTACCCGCAGCGTCAAGTTTCTCGGCACGGTGCCGGGGGTCGTTATCGGCCTTGTGCAGGCCTTCCTGCCGCTGATGCTGCTGCCGCTGGTCAACGCGCTTTCGCGTCTGCCGAAGGACGTGGAAGCGGCGGCCGAAACACTGGGCGCACCGACATTCATCGTCTGGCGGCGGGTCATCCTGCCGCTGATCGCGCCGGGCATCATTGCCGGCTCGGTGCTGGTGTTCTGCGCCTCGCTGACCTCCTTCGTCACGCCGCAGATCCTCGGCCAGGGCAAGATCGCGACCTTCGGCACCATGGCCTATCAGCAGGCCTCGCTGGTGCTGGACTGGCCGTTTGCCTCGGCCATCGCCGTGGTCATGCTGGCGATCCTGGCGCTCGGTCTTGCCATCGGCTCGTTTGCCTCGAAACTGCTCGCACGGAGGCCCGCATGAAAACCTATGGGTTCGCCGTTTCCGCCCGCTTTGTCTGGACCGTGCTCGCCTTCATCTTCCTGCTGGCGCCGATCGCGGTTCTGATCTTCGCCTCTTTCGACGATGCGAGCTTCTTCCGCTTTCCGCCAAAGGCCTATTCTTTGCGCTGGTATGACGCCGCCCTTGAAAGCCGGGAATATAAAAGCGCACTGTCGGTCTCGCTTCTGGTTGCGCTGCTTGCGGGCTTCATCGCCGTTCTCTTCGGCGCCATGGCGGCCTTCGCGCTGGTACGCTACAGGCCGGCCGGCGGCCGGACCGTCGAGGCGATCCTGATGACGCCGCTGGTGCTGCCGCTGATCGTCTGGGCGATTGCGCTGCTGCAGATCTATTCGCGCCTCGGCATGTCCGGCACGCTGCCGGCGCTGGTGCTTGCCCATGCGGTGATCACCATGCCCTTTTCCGTGCGCATCATGGTCTCGACCTTTGCCGATCTCGATCCGCTGCTGGAACAGGCTGCCGCCACGCTCGGCGCCTCTCCCGGCCGTGTGGTCCGGCGCATCACGCTTCCGCTTGCCATGCCGGGGCTCGTGTCATCCGCCGCCTTCTCGGTGCTGATTTCCTTCAATGACGTGATCGTCTCCTCGCTGATTGCGGGCGCGCGCTGGATCACCTTTCCGGTCAGGCTTTATGCGCAGCTTCGAAGCCAGGGCATTGATCCGATCACGCTCGCCATCGGTTCGGCGATTGTCGCCTTCATCCTTGTCGCCGCGCTGATCGGCGAATTCATGTTCAAATGGTCACGCCGTCTTTGAGAAAGATTGAATAATGTCCGAAGAATACCGCTATCTCAAAACCATGCCGCATTTCGTGCGCGACGGCGTGCCGCTGCTCACCGGCTTTACGCGCGACCGCATCGCTCCTTACGTGGTGCTTGCCGTCAAGGATCCGCTGGTCGTCGGTGACGGCGCGGAGGAGGATTCCCTTGCCGCAGCCCTCGACAATGCCGAAATCTCCGCAAAGACCGGCCTCTTCACCACGGTGACCGGCACCTATGAGGGCGCGCCGGTCTCGATCGTCTCCGGCGGCTCCGGCTCGCCCGAGGCGGAACTGGCGCTGATGGACCTTTTCAACTTCACCGATTGCACCACCGTCATCCGCATTGGCGGCTGCGGCGCGTGGAGCCCGAAGGTCGGCGTCGGCGATATCGTCATCTCCTCCGGCGCGGTGCGCGACGAGGGCATGACCAAGGCGCATGTTCGCGCCGAATATCCGGCCGTTGCCGACTGGCAGGTGGTCGGCGCGATGAAGGCGGCGGCCGATCAGGTCGGCCATCCCTATCACATCGGCATCACCCGTTCCGGCGACAGCGAATATTGCGGCTGGGGCAAGCCGGGTCCGGGCGGCTATCTTCAGGAAGACCACAAGCAGGTCATCGATTACTGGAGCCGCGCCGGCGTGCTCAACACGGACCGGGAAAGCGCCGCGATCCTGACGCTTTGCAGCCTTTACAGCCGTCGCGGCGGGGCCGTCTGCTCGGTCGGCGACAATGTGGTGACCGGCGAATTGCACAAATCCGGCTCAGGCCAGACGGCGGCGATCACGGTCGGCCTTTCCGCGCTTGCAAGCCTTTTCCGGGAGGATGCCAATGGCTGACAAGCACGCGCCCGACCATCTGGTGATCCAGAAGGTGATGAAGCATTACGGCGGCGGCGGCGAGCCGGCGCTGAAAAGCGTGTCCCTTAATGTGCGCAAGGGCGAGTTCCTGGCGCTGCTCGGCCCTTCAGGTTGCGGCAAGACCACGCTTTTGAAGATCATCGCCGGCCTTGAGAAGGCAACCGAAGGCCAGATGGCGCTGGCG from Martelella sp. AD-3 encodes the following:
- a CDS encoding ABC transporter permease, with the translated sequence MNKRALMLLMPALILSGIVFLLPFLWLFVTSFRVQGEGSLLMAEGFSAANYARLVSDTYFAEVFFRTIWMSAAATVIALVIALPMARQIAVSAGRAKGLLLALILVPLVSGALLPTLGMLHLLGPLGVINSILKDLGLITRSVKFLGTVPGVVIGLVQAFLPLMLLPLVNALSRLPKDVEAAAETLGAPTFIVWRRVILPLIAPGIIAGSVLVFCASLTSFVTPQILGQGKIATFGTMAYQQASLVLDWPFASAIAVVMLAILALGLAIGSFASKLLARRPA
- a CDS encoding ABC transporter permease; the encoded protein is MKTYGFAVSARFVWTVLAFIFLLAPIAVLIFASFDDASFFRFPPKAYSLRWYDAALESREYKSALSVSLLVALLAGFIAVLFGAMAAFALVRYRPAGGRTVEAILMTPLVLPLIVWAIALLQIYSRLGMSGTLPALVLAHAVITMPFSVRIMVSTFADLDPLLEQAAATLGASPGRVVRRITLPLAMPGLVSSAAFSVLISFNDVIVSSLIAGARWITFPVRLYAQLRSQGIDPITLAIGSAIVAFILVAALIGEFMFKWSRRL
- a CDS encoding nucleoside phosphorylase; amino-acid sequence: MSEEYRYLKTMPHFVRDGVPLLTGFTRDRIAPYVVLAVKDPLVVGDGAEEDSLAAALDNAEISAKTGLFTTVTGTYEGAPVSIVSGGSGSPEAELALMDLFNFTDCTTVIRIGGCGAWSPKVGVGDIVISSGAVRDEGMTKAHVRAEYPAVADWQVVGAMKAAADQVGHPYHIGITRSGDSEYCGWGKPGPGGYLQEDHKQVIDYWSRAGVLNTDRESAAILTLCSLYSRRGGAVCSVGDNVVTGELHKSGSGQTAAITVGLSALASLFREDANG